DNA sequence from the Salvelinus fontinalis isolate EN_2023a chromosome 33, ASM2944872v1, whole genome shotgun sequence genome:
TTCTGATACCCAGCCAACACCGGGTTTGGGGTCTTCGGCAACCAGCCCCCATTGACCAAGCCACTTGGAAGCACTGTTGCCAttagtaaatgtggaggagggcTCCGAAAACATGCCCCTCCCCCGGCCTCCAGCTAGGGCAGCGAGGTCTGCTCATTCCCCCACGGCGCGGAAGAATCAGCTTTCACCCCACTCTCCTTCGACCTAGCACAGCGTCTGTGCCAAGGCTTCCGCTGCTTCCCAGAAACACCAATACGGTCAAAAACCAACCTCAATGCCAGCCTCTGGCCTGGACTCTTTCCTTCACGCTTCTGGAACTGCAAAGCTGCCCCCACGAAGGATCTTTCGTGGAAAAAGGACCTGTAGAGCTGGGTCCTGTTTTTGTTTCTCCTCGAAACAGGCCTGTAAGGACTCCATAGCAGAGCCAAACAACCTTGTTGGCGAAACTGCCTCATCCAAATACAGCCGCCTGTCCCTTTCAAGAACCACACCCTCAGCCTGGTATACTTTGTCCAACTGTTCCGCCTTGAACCGGGACTGTTTATTCAGAAGCACCGATTAGCCTCCTTGTTAGCCTCTGGAGCTAAGTAACTCGGCAGCTTTCCATCCATCGGTGGTGTGCAAATGAGCCCCGCCTCCTCCATACTCTACATTCAGGAACTCACCTTAACCTGGTAGAACCAGCCTGGCTGAATGAGGGGAATCGCAGGTCGCCTTTAGCTCATCAGCGACGGAGCCGAATCTCATAGTCTTTGTGTGCTTGAAAAGTTTGTCATTTGCGTTAGTCTTCCTTCAGGCGGGCTGAAAAGAGAAAAATTGAGGAAATGGATGTGAGCCCCGGTATTATAGCCAGGAAGGCAGGACTTTTGGGGGTTGGCTCGGCATCCATTGGCCCGTTGGGCGATTTCAATTTTTTCAGGTGAATATGGTTGGTCATTGACTCCCCATAATGTtatactgagtgactgactgaaagggaacaGCACTGTGTTTTTGGGAATCCAAGTTAGTCGCATTGTCTGTCACTTTCCTGTCTGCCTTTCTGTTCAcagctgtatgtctgtctgtctatgtttgtctgtttgtctgcgTGTCCGTTCACATCTGTCAGGATCGTGAAGTTTCCCAACACGCTGAACAAAGATGACACCCGCCAGGCCATCAGCATTGCGTTCTCCAAGTGGAGCGACGTGTCCCCTCTCTACTTCGCCGAAATCAAAAACCCCAACAAGAGTGCTGACATTATCATCGGTGAGACCACATAATTCATTAGAACCACATTGTATCACTATGGGTGAGACCTTAAGATAAGGGTGTGTGTGAGTATCTCAATATTTGTTAAGTCTATTATACCCTGTTGTGTCTCTAGTATGATTAAATGAGATGGCATGCTATTTTTCAAATCGATGACCTAACATTTGATTACGTGATTTGAATTAAACCATGCAGCAATTAATTTGTTAATAACCTGGGGAACCACAGAAGTGTTTATAGAGCTGATGTCTTCTGAATACTCTTAAAGATCTGAAGGCcttttatatcaatagcagtcaattattaatcggcaccttattcagtctcatctgaacgtcgtaaaattcttggttatctgcacgaaccctggctaacaagttgaatcagcaatacaaaaattggcttaaatatttatttactaaatacctacataatcacacagaattacatatacacaggatagatcatacattgattactaatcatgtcatgaaaggaaaaagtccctagtggaTGAAACCGATATgatggctggttacacaaagaaagggtttgaatgaaagagcgggaagactgagggacaAAGGGGATTGGGTCTATATCGGACCTTGAGAAGCTATGCtaccgtaaatacagaatcttatgtaTTCTAATAACCGCCCAttcggaaaaggaaaatgcaagaatAATATTTACTTTAAGCTGCGTTTTGATAGATGGGTCGAAGAAGAAAGATTGGTTTGCCCAGCAGAGATCGCCATTGTTCTTTGAAGAATCTTTCTGGTTGTAGTGTTGTAGAGTGGATATGCTAAAGTACCCTGTTGTTCTTCTGAGATTGTCTGTCCTTTCCTAGGCCATGCACGTTTACAGCTGCAGCTGATAACTCCACGTCTAGGGGGTATCActtcttctttagtgaataatcattcaaagttcataccaagttgccataatCAGCTTGCGCTGTATTCTGGCTGGTCTAGTCGAAATTCACCATTCCAGCGTGGTGATCGTCACCTCCACATTGAAATTCACCCTTTTAAACGTTAGGACAGAAGTCCTAACATTTCTGGAACTAAATGTTAATTTCGTTAGGTTGTAGGTGAAATTAGCCCTTTTTAAACGTCTGGACACCAGTCCTCACGTCATCGGGAACTGAGGTTGACTTCCGTCAACGGGCTTTTGTaccgggggagagaggggtgtgtttcatagttctcaaccaatgtctgttcacttgggtGTGGCCACTGAGTGAGCATAAGTTTAATTATGAAGAtaattctctcatttagaagtTAAAATCACATTTCGTCTTCTCacatagtttcatatttaaacatttaaagtgCACATCAGTTCCATGTGAatataactagaatgtgtagactttccaagataaaatttatgtcgtcctatcatcagatataatgtcccagacaacaactgatctgacattatattctttaagtaccaacgGATACTTTCAACTGGTTGAGAAAGGGAAATATTGTTCCATTCCCCAACCTTTTCATGTTACCATACGTTCTCTGTGGTAACACAGGGCTTTCCAAGAGTCCATTCTGTAGagtggagagaaaagggggaaatGTATTTAtgtgggggtcataaacctcacccaacagggcaacgtcatgacaaccccctgctttgtttgtttgtttgtgtgtgtacgcacGCGTGCGCACATGCTTCCAGGCTTCTACACGTGGAACCACACAGACTGCTGGTGGTCTCCATTGCACCCCTGTTTTGATGGACTTAACGGGGAGTTGGCCCATGCCTTCCTGCCCCCGCGCGGGGAGATCCACTTTGACAATCATGAGTTCTGGATCCTGGGGAAGTCCCGCTTCAGCTGGAAACAAGGTGCAAATAATATctactttctgtctgtctgtgatccAATTCTCTACCCTTCCCCCAAAAAGTGTACTCATTCACTTTCTCCCACCCATGGATTTCAAAGGAATCGATTGACGTCTGTGACATCATTTTAGACGTTTTTATCTGATATAATCTTGAAAAAAATCTCTTTACCTGGTTGTAACAGAGACCAGTTGGTTATAATCTGGTTGATGTATCCTCAACCAGAAAACCAGTTTACAACCAGAGAAGGACATGATTAAGTTGTCATTTGCCACATTTTTCCTGCTGGGTAGGAGCACTTAATATTGTGTGGTAGATGGGCGCGAAGAGTTTGCACTTTTGTGCCAACTCTGCTCGCCAGACGAGCTAAATCGAACATACTTCCGTTAGCCCCCTTgtccttttttggggggtggaaCATTTTATTTATTGGTTTTCACATGAAATAAATCTTTCATGTGACATTCAATAATTACATTTTACAAGCACAGCAAataattattgcacacagtgagtccatgcaactttatCATCtgtggcttgccataacaaaagggttgattcaagacatttcagcttgacattttttattcatttgtaaacctttctaaaaacataattccgctattgtgtgtagatcagtgacattctcaatttaatccattttaaattcatatatatacagtggggagaacaagtatttgatacactgccgatttggcaggttttcctacttacaaagcatgtagaggtctgtaatttgtatcatagttacacttcaactttgagagacggaatctaaaacaaaaatccagaaaatcacattgtatgatttttaagtaattcatttgcattttattgcatgacataagtatttgatcacctaccaaccagtaagaattccggcactcacagacctgttcgtttttctttaagaagccctcctgttctccactcattacctgtattaactgcacctgtttgaactcgttacctgtataaaagacacctgtccacacactcaatcaaacagactccaacctctccacaatggccaagaccagagagctgtgtaaggacatcagggataaaattgtagacctgcacaaggctgggatgggctacaggacagaaggcaacaactgttggcgcaattattagaaaatggaagaagttcaagatgacggtcaatcatcctcggtctggggctccatgcaagatctcacctcgtggggcatcaatgatcatgaggaaggtgagggatcagcccagaactacacggaaGGACCTGGTCactgacctgaagagagctgggaccacagtctcaaagaaaaccattagtaacacactacgctgtcatggattaaaatcctgcagcgcacgcaaggtcgccctgctcaagccagcgcatgtccaggcccgtctgaagtttgccaatgaccatctggatgatccagaggaggaatgggagaaggtcatgtggtctgatgagacaaaaatagagctttttggtctaaactccactcgctgtgtttggaggaagaagaaggatgagtacaaccccaagaacaccatcccaaccttgaagcatggaggtggaaacatcattctttggggatgcttttctgcaaaggggacaggacgactgcttcgtattgaggggaggatggatggggccatgtatcgcgagatcttggccaacaacctccttccctcagtaagagcattgaagatgggtcgtagctgggtcttccagcatgacaacgacccgaaacacacagccagggcaactaaggagtggctccgtaagaagcatctcaaggtcctggagtggcctaaccagtctccagacctgaacccaatagaacatttttgggagggagctgaaagtccgtattgcccagcgacagccccaaaacctgaaggatctggagaaggtctgtatggaggagtgggccaaaatccctgttgcagtgtgtgcaaacctggtcaagaactacaggaaacgtatgatctctgtaattgcaaacaaaggtttctgtaccaaatattaagttctgcttttctgatgtatcaaatactcatgtcatgcaataaaatgcaaattaattacttaaaaatcatacaatgtgaatttatggatttttgttttagattccgtctctcacagttgaagtgtacctatgataaaaattacagacctctacatgctttgtaagtaggaaaacctgcaaaatcggcagtgtatcaaatacttgttctccccactgtgtgtgtgtgtgtatatatatatatactaccgttcaaaagtttggggtcacttaaaaatgtctatgtttttgaaagaaaagcaatttctgtccattaaaataacatgaaattgatcagaaatagtgtagacattgttaatgttgtaaatgacagaggcccattatcagcaaacatcactcctgtattccaatggcatgttgtgttagctaatccaagttgatcattttaaaaggctaattgatcattagaaaacctttttgcaattatgttagcacggcTGAAAACttttctgatttaaagaagcaatacaactggccttctttagactagactagttgagtatctggagcatcagcatttgtgggttcgattacaggctcaaaatggccagaaacaaataactttcttctgaaactcgccaggctattcttgttctgagaaatgaaggctattccatgcgagaaattgccaagaaactgaagatctcgtacaacgctgtgtactactcccttcacacaacagcacaaactgtctctaaccagaatagaaagaggagtgggaggctccggtgcacaactgagcaagaggacaagtacattagagtgtctagtttgagaaacagacgcctcacaagtcctcaactggcagcttcattaaatagtaccggcaaaacaccagtctcaacgtcaacagtgaagaggcgactccgggatgctggcattctaggcagagttgcaaggaaaaagccatatctcagactggccaataaacacTGTAAGATTGGAAATAAGTGTCatggacagacaaatctgagtttgaggtgttcggatcacaaagaagagcATTCGTGAGTCGCAGAAGAAATtcaaagatgctggaggagtgcttgacgctatctgtcaagcatggtggaggcaatgtgatggtctgggggtgctttgcggGGGGTAAAAGTTGGAGATTTGTACAAGGTAAAAtagatcttgaagaaggaaggctatcactccattttgcacgctgtggacggcgcttaattggagccaatttcctcctacaacaggacaatgacccaaagtagAGCGCCAATCTATGCAAGAactattctgtctataatggagtggccagtacagtcaccggatctcaaccctattgagctgttgtgggagcgcccatcaagccaatccaatttatgggaggtgcttcaggaagcattgggtgaaatctcttcagattacctcatgTCAaaagtctgcaaggctgtaattgctgcaaatggaggattctttgacgaaagcaaattgaaggacacaattattatttaaattaaaaatcattatttataaccttgtcaacgtcttgactaaatttcctattcatttcatgtatgttttcatggaaaacaagggaatttctaagtgaccgcaaacatttgaacggtagtgtgtatataatattttttttttgaacagGACAAATATGAGGGGGCATAACGCCtctggcatagattctacaagtgtctggaactctattggagggatgtagCAACATTGTTCCACGATAAATTCCataattttgtgttttgttgatgttggaaAACGCCActacagaatctcccataagttttCAAATGGGTTGAAATCTTGTGACTGTGAgatgcgcgtgcacacacactttAAATCCCCTAacctcctttgagacccctcttttaaAGTCACTGAGATATCTtgttctagccatggtagccaaaataatggttaACTGGGCATTTATAtacaataaccctaagcattaCTTTCTTAATTAACTCTGAAAACTACACCTGTgtagaagcacctgctttcaatatactttgatccctcatttactcaaatgtttcctttattttggctgtTACCTGTATATACCCACACAccattctagaatctagatgtcATCTCAAatcacacaccatatacacaagACTCATCTCAAatcacacaccatatacacaagACTGATCACATGACTATGTATTCTATCCAGGGATCCCAATCCCCCTTGTGTACGTGCCTACTTGTGTGTTCCCTTCCCCAGGCGTGTGGTTAAATGACCTGGTACAGGTGGCGGCTCATGAGATTGGGCACGCCCTGGGGCTGTGGCACTCCCGTGACCCCCAGGCCCTGATGCACCCCAATGCCACCTACACGGGCCAGAGGAACATTGCCCAGGACGACATCTGGGGAATCCAGCGCCTCTATGGTAAAGGAACACACAGATccaacatgttttttttgtttgtttatgatgATAAATCAAGACTTTCTATATTTTTTCATACATGTATTGTAATGATGTAATTTCTAACATTCTTTTTATATTGTCTAAACATTTTGCATTAACATATTCTCTATTCCACCAATTCCCTCTCAACTCATTGTGCGATTACAACACGATAGCAATACAATTACTACAATACTATGTAACATGTTAATACAATGTTATTGCTACACAAGTAATTACAGTTTTATTACACAGGTACAAGACATAACACTAAGAAAACGTTAATACCACAAATgtctatatttatttttatttattttaccgttattttaccaggtaagttgactgagaacacgttctcatttgcagcaacgacctggggaatagttacaggggagaggagggggatgaatgagccaattgtaaactggggatgtgTGTTGTATTCCAGGATGCACGGACAAGAAGCGTGTGTGTGATCCATGGGCTCGCCTTGGCTTCTGCGAAAGGAGGAAGAGCTTCATGAAGAAACACTGTGCCCGACGATGTGATCTCTGCTATGGTCAGACAGGCACATTGTCCACTCTTGATTGGACATGAATTTAACTACACCGCAGTTCACCAGTTGGAATTTAAAGTTGCATACTCCATGAGATCCTATTAATCGCATGCTTTTAGGACTGTCTTAAGCCAGCAAATGGATCAGGACTTGATAGTTAAATGTGGAACTAGCCTGATTTTGGACCTTTTAACACAAACTGGCTGCCTGGTAGGTGTCTTCCCTATGAATTACCATTGATTATCTCTCCAAATCAGATGTGTAATTATGGACCTGCCTGGATTTGTAAGGCACTTTGCATGGCAGAATGGATAACTAAAATGTTTAACCGCGTGCTATGTTGCCAACATTCAGGCTGTAGCTTGCCCAACTCTGTGCTGTTTCATCTCTTGTCCTACTGTACTGATAACACCTCTGTGGCATATGTTTTATCCCCAATGAACTCTTTCAAATCTTTACACGATTCCTcgcatcctctcttctctctctcaaccataTTGGAGGAGAACGTCGAATGTCTCTTCCCTCAGACCTTCTCCGATTTGtcttgagaaggaggcgaggaaaGAGGATGTGAGAAATTGAGGAGAGATTCATTGAGAAAAAGCCATAGAGGAATCTCTTGTGGGGGAAGTCTTATGACTGTCCTGGTATTTCACTCACTTCCTGTAGAGCCTCTTGAGGCCGTTACCACGCTAAGTCCACCGCCTGCCAACGTCAAGATCAAGATAGTTCCTCGTGGAAAGGTTGTGGGCTTCCGCTGTGGGACGAAGAATCCTAGATCGCCTCCCAAAGTCAGGTGAGAGAATAGTctaaatacagtaatgtacaaaTCATAGTTTTGGTGTTTATTGGACAGGATAGAGGTAGATAGGAGGGTGCTAGAGTAGTGGGTTGGATTCAAAACAATACACGCAATGGCAGTACACAATACATGTGCTCCAAAGGCAGATGCTTAGACTGCTTGACAACCTTGGACCACTATATACCATAATTACTGGTTGGATTCTCCCATCGTTTTATCAGGTCTTTTTATAGGAGCATTTAAACAGCATGCAGGTCGTTTTTTCTTATTTACTATGACTATGTTTCTGGCAAAGGGTGTTGGACATACATGACATTTGAATTGTTGATTCCTCTCTCCCCGTGCTCTTCCCTGGTATGACCTTTGACCTTGCTCTAGTTGGTACAAGGATGGAGAGCAGCTCGTGATCTCTATCCCCGGCTACGTCACCATGAAGGACCGCGACCTCCGCGTCGTCGCCAACGAGTTTAACGAGGGCAC
Encoded proteins:
- the LOC129832125 gene encoding matrix metalloproteinase-23-like; translated protein: MEHRKQKLMSSFVAVFEIRRTRPTLVLLVLMLVGFEGVGGLRACRRKTEPGGLSVESLSSLKHHPVTGAALSRSRRYAINPLGHKWKHFNLTYKIVKFPNTLNKDDTRQAISIAFSKWSDVSPLYFAEIKNPNKSADIIIGFYTWNHTDCWWSPLHPCFDGLNGELAHAFLPPRGEIHFDNHEFWILGKSRFSWKQGVWLNDLVQVAAHEIGHALGLWHSRDPQALMHPNATYTGQRNIAQDDIWGIQRLYGCTDKKRVCDPWARLGFCERRKSFMKKHCARRCDLCYEPLEAVTTLSPPPANVKIKIVPRGKVVGFRCGTKNPRSPPKVSWYKDGEQLVISIPGYVTMKDRDLRVVANEFNEGTYTCRVNRGGNVVSANSWVIRLKPEQPSNS